From the Pirellulales bacterium genome, one window contains:
- a CDS encoding P-II family nitrogen regulator yields the protein MKKIEAIVRHFKLEDVKNALSAEGIQGMTISEVRGFGRQKGHTEMYRGQEYTVDFVPKVKIEIVVPSEGVRRAIDTIMRAAQTGQIGDGKIFVVSLDETIRIRTGETGEEAV from the coding sequence ATGAAGAAGATCGAGGCCATCGTTCGGCATTTCAAGCTCGAGGACGTGAAGAACGCCCTCAGCGCCGAAGGGATTCAGGGCATGACCATTTCCGAGGTCCGGGGCTTTGGGCGCCAGAAGGGGCACACGGAAATGTATCGCGGGCAGGAGTACACCGTCGATTTCGTGCCCAAGGTGAAAATCGAAATCGTTGTCCCCAGCGAAGGAGTGCGTCGCGCCATCGACACGATCATGCGCGCGGCACAGACGGGCCAGATCGGCGACGGCAAGATTTTTGTCGTGAGTCTCGACGAGACCATTCGCATTCGCACCGGCGAAACCGGCGAAGAAGCAGTTTGA
- the glnD gene encoding [protein-PII] uridylyltransferase, whose product MTSAPQLRSNILVAKQHLSEGREKLRQRHARGALGAQISAAMADLFDTIVLELYEAALADLGETGPNGLATEVALVPHGGYGRRDVAPFSDVDLMILHTRAATQRVTGLAERLVRDVFDVGLHLGQSVRTARDACSLATQDATICTSLVESRYLAGSVGLFTQFAHRFERQTRRRARRLIGEIDQARREERAQYGETVYLLEPNIKRSQGGLREIQLLRWVGFARYGVADPDGLRLAGALARPDYDLIRRASEYLLRLRNEMHFHAGKSSDVLDRAEQMRLAQVYGFEGKAGLLPVEQFMKEYFLMTKGASHIVSRFVTTARSAPAWLEVFSPLYSHRFERDFRVSRNYVAVNPRSMETVRGDLAQILRLADVANRYDKRIAHATSEAIRATIPQVPSDVTPVVARHFLSLMDHPARLGELLRNLHEMGALEKIIPAFEHARSLLQFNEYHKYTVDEHCLRAVEAATNLLTDNGPLGRVYRRIKRKWLLHLALLLHDLGKGFPEDHSDIGRDIAEQTGHRLGLSDADTETLKFLVHKHLQMAHLAFRRDTSDPQLIVKFAVEVGSPEVLQMLFVLTASDFVAVGPGVLNGWKVQVLTGLYRATMSHLAEDAPALRNEDLLRQRREEMLTRLPASEDRTWWQQQLTALPAPYLDKTGIDQIIEDLTHLHRLSRGDVAVQTRYLPEANTIEYRVGTYDEITPGVFHKLCGALASQGLQILSAEINTLAHGLVFDRFWVHDPDFAGEPPPSRVSQVERAIEESLKAGQDKRPAFRRVWRSGRDRSPASLNPLPTQVRIDNSTSDRFTVVEFFAADRMGLLYTITQTLFELGLSISVAKIGTYLDQVVDVFYVTDCNGNKVDNDGRIEEVRGRLLAAVEELEKQEAGHARAL is encoded by the coding sequence ATGACGAGTGCTCCGCAATTGCGTTCCAACATACTCGTAGCCAAGCAGCACTTGAGCGAGGGGCGAGAAAAGCTTCGGCAACGGCACGCGCGCGGCGCCTTGGGCGCGCAGATCAGCGCCGCGATGGCCGATCTATTCGACACGATCGTTCTCGAACTCTACGAAGCGGCGCTCGCGGACCTGGGGGAGACCGGGCCAAACGGCCTGGCCACGGAAGTTGCCTTGGTTCCCCACGGCGGCTACGGGCGCCGGGACGTCGCGCCATTCTCGGACGTCGACCTGATGATCTTGCACACGCGGGCTGCCACGCAGCGCGTGACCGGCCTCGCCGAGCGGCTGGTGCGCGACGTGTTCGACGTGGGCTTGCACCTCGGCCAGAGCGTCCGCACGGCACGCGATGCGTGCAGCCTGGCCACGCAGGACGCCACGATTTGCACTTCACTCGTCGAGTCGCGTTACCTGGCGGGCAGCGTCGGGTTGTTTACGCAGTTCGCGCATCGCTTCGAGCGGCAAACGCGCCGCCGCGCGCGACGTTTGATCGGCGAGATCGACCAAGCACGCCGCGAAGAGCGAGCACAGTATGGCGAAACGGTCTACCTGCTCGAGCCGAACATCAAACGCTCGCAGGGGGGGCTGCGCGAGATCCAATTGCTGCGCTGGGTAGGCTTCGCACGCTACGGCGTGGCCGATCCCGACGGTCTCAGGCTGGCGGGTGCTCTGGCGCGGCCCGATTACGACCTCATCCGGCGCGCCAGCGAGTACTTGCTGCGGTTGCGCAACGAGATGCACTTTCACGCGGGCAAGTCCAGCGACGTGCTGGACCGGGCCGAACAGATGCGGCTGGCGCAAGTCTACGGATTCGAGGGCAAGGCTGGTCTGCTGCCCGTCGAGCAGTTCATGAAGGAGTACTTCCTCATGACCAAGGGAGCCAGCCACATTGTGTCGCGATTTGTCACCACCGCGCGCTCGGCGCCGGCCTGGCTGGAAGTATTTAGTCCCCTGTACAGCCATCGTTTCGAGCGCGACTTCCGCGTGAGCCGCAACTATGTGGCGGTGAATCCGCGCAGCATGGAAACGGTGCGAGGCGACCTGGCGCAGATATTGCGATTGGCCGACGTGGCAAATCGCTATGACAAACGGATAGCGCATGCCACGAGCGAAGCGATTCGGGCTACGATCCCCCAGGTGCCCAGCGACGTGACACCCGTCGTGGCGCGGCATTTTCTCTCGCTGATGGATCATCCTGCGCGCTTGGGCGAGCTGCTGCGAAATCTGCACGAGATGGGGGCGCTTGAGAAAATCATTCCGGCGTTCGAGCACGCCCGCTCGCTGCTGCAATTCAACGAATACCACAAGTACACCGTCGACGAGCATTGCCTGCGGGCCGTGGAAGCCGCCACGAACTTGTTGACGGATAATGGACCGTTGGGGCGCGTGTATCGCCGGATCAAGCGAAAATGGTTGTTGCACCTGGCTCTGCTGCTGCACGACCTGGGCAAGGGGTTCCCCGAGGACCACAGCGACATCGGCCGCGACATCGCCGAGCAGACCGGCCATCGATTGGGCCTGTCCGACGCCGATACAGAGACGCTGAAGTTCCTAGTGCACAAGCATCTGCAGATGGCCCACCTGGCCTTCCGCCGCGACACGAGTGATCCGCAGTTGATCGTCAAATTCGCCGTCGAGGTGGGCTCGCCCGAGGTGTTGCAGATGTTGTTCGTGTTGACGGCATCGGACTTTGTGGCCGTGGGGCCGGGAGTGCTCAACGGCTGGAAAGTGCAAGTGCTGACGGGCTTGTACCGAGCGACTATGAGCCATCTGGCCGAAGATGCGCCGGCTTTACGTAATGAAGATCTCTTGCGGCAGCGTCGCGAAGAAATGCTCACCCGCCTTCCTGCCAGCGAAGACCGTACCTGGTGGCAACAACAGTTAACAGCGCTACCGGCGCCGTATTTAGACAAGACCGGTATCGACCAGATCATCGAGGACCTGACGCATTTGCATCGCTTGTCGCGCGGCGATGTCGCGGTGCAAACCCGCTATTTGCCCGAAGCCAACACGATCGAATATCGAGTTGGAACTTACGACGAAATCACACCCGGCGTGTTTCACAAGTTGTGCGGAGCGCTGGCGAGCCAGGGCTTGCAAATTCTGTCGGCCGAAATCAACACGCTGGCCCATGGTCTGGTGTTCGATCGCTTCTGGGTTCATGACCCCGATTTTGCAGGTGAACCGCCTCCTTCGCGCGTCAGTCAGGTGGAGCGTGCCATCGAAGAGTCATTGAAGGCCGGTCAGGACAAACGCCCAGCCTTCCGACGCGTGTGGCGCTCGGGCCGCGACCGCAGTCCGGCCAGTTTGAATCCGCTGCCGACGCAGGTCCGCATCGACAATAGCACGTCAGATCGATTTACCGTTGTCGAATTCTTCGCCGCCGATCGCATGGGCTTGCTTTATACAATCACGCAGACCCTGTTCGAGCTCGGGCTGTCCATCTCAGTGGCCAAAATCGGCACGTACCTTGATCAGGTCGTCGACGTTTTTTACGTGACCGATTGCAATGGCAACAAGGTCGACAACGATGGCCGCATCGAGGAGGTCCGCGGACGACTTCTGGCGGCCGTCGAGGAGCTTGAAAAGCAGGAAGCGGGCCACGCCCGCGCGCTGTGA
- the mutM gene encoding bifunctional DNA-formamidopyrimidine glycosylase/DNA-(apurinic or apyrimidinic site) lyase, producing the protein MPELPEVETMRRGIVATIGSRIIEVERCRLRARPIQMTPAGASFRRRLVGRTVTAVDRLGKRVVVRLDDGCSLVFEPRMTGLVLLADPPSREHLRLRIHLEGRKNSQRQELMYWDRRGLGLVRVVNPAELDALYGPERLGVDALSITCDALREQLFHSRRPIKVALLDQRAVAGIGNLYASEILHRASIHPARRCDRLRRDEWQQIHDCMLAVLDAAIRHEGSTLSDGTYRNALNKEGGFQNHHRVYDRDGKPCTGCGQTIVRVVQAQRSTFFCPSCQPKQPASASVRRARR; encoded by the coding sequence ATGCCCGAGCTACCCGAAGTCGAAACCATGCGTCGCGGCATCGTGGCCACGATCGGTAGCCGCATCATCGAGGTCGAGCGTTGCCGGCTGCGGGCGCGGCCCATTCAGATGACGCCGGCGGGTGCGTCGTTTCGCCGCCGCTTAGTCGGCCGCACGGTCACGGCTGTCGACCGGCTCGGAAAGCGTGTGGTCGTGCGGCTGGACGACGGCTGCTCGCTGGTCTTCGAGCCGCGCATGACCGGCCTGGTGCTGCTGGCGGACCCGCCCTCGCGCGAACATCTGCGTTTGCGCATACATCTCGAAGGCCGCAAGAACAGCCAGCGGCAAGAGCTGATGTACTGGGATCGTCGCGGGCTGGGCCTGGTACGCGTGGTAAATCCGGCCGAGCTCGACGCGTTGTACGGCCCCGAGCGGTTGGGGGTCGACGCGCTCAGCATCACTTGCGACGCGCTGCGCGAGCAATTGTTCCATAGCCGGCGCCCGATCAAGGTGGCCCTCCTGGATCAGCGCGCCGTGGCCGGAATCGGCAACCTATACGCGTCGGAAATCCTGCATCGGGCCTCGATTCACCCCGCGCGACGGTGCGATCGATTGCGGCGTGACGAATGGCAACAGATTCACGATTGCATGCTGGCTGTGCTGGACGCCGCGATTCGCCACGAGGGATCGACTTTGTCCGACGGTACCTATCGCAACGCGCTCAATAAGGAAGGAGGGTTTCAAAACCATCACCGCGTGTACGATCGCGATGGCAAGCCTTGCACGGGCTGTGGCCAAACGATCGTGCGGGTGGTACAGGCCCAACGATCGACATTCTTTTGCCCCAGCTGCCAGCCGAAGCAACCCGCATCGGCGTCTGTGCGTCGCGCTCGCCGCTGA